Sequence from the Desulfobacterales bacterium genome:
TATCTTGAAAAACACCGCTGGATAATTCTTTTTTATTAAAAAATATTAATCCATTAATGTTATGGGATTTAATTTGAATACAACCCGTTCCAAGTTCATTTTGATAAAATTTAATTAAATTATCCAATTTTATATAATAGCTGTTCATCCCTTCAATTAATGGTTTATTATTCAAAAAAAACCATTCAGTGCTTGAATCTATTGTTATGCTCGATAAAAGATTTATTCTTATCATAATTATACTCGCTTTATTTTATTTTGATTAACTATAAAAATATCGACAATTTTTGAAAAATCAACTGGATATTTTTCGAAGTTAGAAAAAGTAATATCCGAAAAAGGAAGATTGAATTTTTCTTTTAAAATAAAAAATATCTCAATATAACTTAATAATATCCTTTTATTCCAGTCAAGACCGAGCTTATTTGATGTATCAATTATAGCTTCTTTTTCACCCTCTATTTCCAAAAAACAACCGAAAGGCATAGAATCTAAACAGATTATTGCATTATTATAGGAAAATGTTTCCCTCCACTTTTCATATATTTGTTCATGATGAAATCCTATGCTTAAAAGTATTTCATTCATAGTTTGAAAATCGCTTACTTCAACTTCAAGCTCTTTATGAATTCGAAATTGCTTTGTTTTATCAGGAATTTTAGACTTAAAAGTTAGGTTGGTTTTATTGGTTTGTCTCAATCTAATTATTGAATTTTGTTTAAGCAAGCTTTTATCTGAATTTTCATACCGTATATTTTTTTCAAATAAAAGTCCGTGACTGTCCTTACAAAGATCAATAATTTTAGCTCTAATTTCTTCTTTCTTAGGAATATAATATTTAATTTCTATTTCGAGGGGGATCATTTTTTTACCTTATTAAATTAAATATAATTTTCTTAACAGCATGATTTGTGATAGTAAAGGACTTTATGGCTATGCTTTTACATGACTAAAAAAATAAGTTCAATAAATAAAATGCAATCATTTAAAATTAGAAATATT
This genomic interval carries:
- the cyaB gene encoding class IV adenylate cyclase, which translates into the protein MIPLEIEIKYYIPKKEEIRAKIIDLCKDSHGLLFEKNIRYENSDKSLLKQNSIIRLRQTNKTNLTFKSKIPDKTKQFRIHKELEVEVSDFQTMNEILLSIGFHHEQIYEKWRETFSYNNAIICLDSMPFGCFLEIEGEKEAIIDTSNKLGLDWNKRILLSYIEIFFILKEKFNLPFSDITFSNFEKYPVDFSKIVDIFIVNQNKIKRV